The following is a genomic window from Micromonospora cathayae.
CCGAGATGCGGCTGGAGGCGCTGGCCGGTCGGCTGTCCGTCGTACCGGACGCGCTGGCGACCGCGCGGGCGACGCTGCGGGACGTGCCGCGGATCCACGCCGAGACGGCGGTCGGGCAGTTCCTCGGCACGGCGGCGCTGGTCCGGAACCAGGTGCCGGCCCTGCTGGCGCAGGCCCCGGCGCTGCGGGGCCGGGTCGAGCCGGCAGCCGACGCGGCGGCCGCCGCGCTGACCGGGTTCGCCGACTGGCTGCGGGCCGGGTTGGCGGCCGACGCCGGCCCGGGGCGGGACCCCCGGCTCGGGCGGCGCCGCTGGGAGGCGCGGCTGTGGTACACCCTGGACACCGAGCTGCCCGCCGCCGAGGTGCTGCGGCGGGCCTGGGCCAACCTGGAGCGGGTCACCGAGGAGATCCGCGCGGCGGCCGTCGAGCTGGTCGGTGGCCCGGCCGACGACGAGACGGTACGCCGGGCACTGGACCTGCTCGCCGCCGAGCACCCGGACGACCACACCATCGTCGACCTGGCCTCGGTCACCCTGGACGAGGCGACCGACTTCGTCCGGGTGCACGACCTGGTCTCGCTGGTCGACGATCCGCTGGTGATCCAGGAGATGCCCGAGTTCGCCCGGGGCGTGGCGGTGGCGTACTGCGATTCGCCCGGCGCGCTGGAGACGGCGGACGTGCCGACCTTCTACTGCATCGCGCCGACCCCGGCGGACTGGCCGGCGCACCGGAGGGAGTCCTTCTACCGCGAGTACAACGACCACATGATCCGGAACCTGACCGTGCACGAGGCGATGCCGGGGCACTTCCTCCAGCTCGCCCACGCCCGGCGGTACGTCGGCGGCACCCGGGTCCGGGCGATCGCCCGATCCGGTCCGTTCGTGGAGGGCTGGGCGGTCCACGCGGAGGAGGTCATGGTCCGGGCCGGCTTCGGTGGCCTGCCGGTGCGGTTGCAGCAGCTCAAGATGCAGCTCCGGATGACCATCAACGCGCTGCTGGACCAGTTGACCCACTGCGAGGACCTGCCCGAGGCCGAGGCGATGGCGCTGATGACCGGCCGGGGCTTCCAGGAGGAGGGCGAGGCGGCCGGCAAGTGGCGGCGGGCGCTGCTCACCTCGACCCAGCTCTCCACGTACTTCGTCGGTTACGCCGAGATCGCCGAGATCGCGGCGGCCCGTCCGGCCGGGGTGTCGGCGCGGCAGTGGCACGACGCGATGCTCGCCCACGACTGCCCGCCGCCGCGCCACCTGCGCACCCTGCTGGGGGTGTGAGCGGGCCGGGCCGCCGGGGGTGAGGGCGAGGGCCGACCCGCCGGAGGCGGGCGGGGCGGCCCGTCGGGGTGTGCGGGGCGGGCCGGGGTTCAGCCCTTCGCCGAGGGGCGGCGGTCGACGATGCCGGCACCGGCCGGCAGCTCGAAGTCGCCCCCGTCGACGGACTGCCGGATGCTGCTCAGGGCCAGCTCGGTCGGCTTGCCGTCGAGCTGACCGGTGAAGCTGCCGAGCACACCTTCGACGGTCACGCAGGCGGTGAACGGGGACACCTCGGCCGAGCTGACCGCCACGCAGCTGGCGGGGCGACCGGCCAGGCTGGTGTCGCTCTGCTCGATCACCGCGTCCGGGTCGAGGGCGGCGGAGGTCAGCAGGCTCATCACCACCGGCGGGGTGACCATGCCCTGCTTCCCGGCCTCCGTGAAGACGGCCACCGACGGCCGGTTGGAGGGCACGGGCGGCAGGTCGACGGTGCACACCGGCTTACCGGTGGTCCGGCAGGTGGCGATGGACTCGGTGCTGACGCTGATCTTGCCGCCGGGGTACGTGTAGGCGGTGCGGACCGGGTCGCGGGACTGGGCGATCGACACCGACTGGCCGTCGGGGAGTTGGTACTCGGCGGAGTAGGTCAACTCGTGTGCGCTGTCCAGTCGGGCGGCGAGGTCGTTGACCAGATCGCCCCGTCCGATCACCCGGCCGGTGTCCTCCACGGCCTGACATCCGGTTACGGTGAGCGACGCGACGACCGCGGCGGCGAACACGCGAATAACAGTCGAGACGGCGGGCATGATGCTCAGCCTTGCCGATCGGGTCCACCCATCGCAAACCGGTTGCCGGTTGAGGGGCGAGAATCCGGGAATGTCCGTCCGGACCGCCCCCCGGGGCGGCTACCGGGTGACGCCGTGCGCTCGACCGTGGCCGGATACGCTGCGTTCGCATGATCTGCTCAGCCGCACGGTCGCGGCCCGGTCGGACCGGACACTGATACACGAACACGAGGAGCGACTCAGTGGCAACCATCGAGGTAATCGTCGCCCGGGAGATTCTCGACTCGCGGGGCAACCCGACGGTCGAGGTCGAGGTCGGGCTGGACGACGGCACGGTGGGCCGCGCCGCGGTGCCCTCCGGCGCCTCCACCGGTGCCTTCGAGGCGATCGAGCTGCGCGACGGTGACGCCGACCGCTACCTGGGCAAGGGCGTCGAGAAGGCGGTCGCCAACATCGAGGACCGGATCGTCGACCAGCTCGTCGGGTACGAGGCCAGCGAGCAGCGGCTGATCGACCAGAAGATGCTCGACATCGACGGCACCGACAGCCGGTCCGAGCTGGGTGCCAACGCCATCCTCGGGGTCTCGCTGGCGGTGGCGAAGGCGGCGGCCAACAGCGTCGGGCTGAGCCTGTTCCGGTACCTGGGCGGCCCGAACGCGCACCTGCTGCCGGTGCCGATGATGAACATCCTCAACGGTGGGGCGCACGCCGACTCCAACGTCGACATCCAGGAGTTCATGATCGCCCCGATCGGCGCGCCGAGCTACCGGGAGGCGCTCCGCTCGGGCGCGGAGGTCTACCAGGCGCTCAAGTCGGTGCTGCGGAAGCAGGGCCTGGCCACCGGTCTCGGTGACGAGGGCGGCTTCGCGCCGGACCTGCCGACCAACGCCGCCGCGCTGGACCTGATCGCCGAGGCGGTCGGCAAGGCCGGGTACCGGCTGGGCACGGACATCGTCTTCGCCCTCGACGTGGCCGCCACCGAGTTCTTCGACAACGGCACCTACACCTTCGAGGGCAGCACGAAGAGCCCCGAGGAGATGAGCGAGTACTACACCAAGCTCGCCGACGACTACCCGATCGTGTCGTTCGAGGACCCGCTGGCCGAGGACGACTGGAGCGGCTGGAGCACGCTGACCGCCTCGATCGGCGACCGGGTCCAGATCGTCGGCGACGACCTGTTCGTCACCAACCCGCAGCGCATCGCCCGGGGCATCGCCGAGCGGTCCGCGAACGCGGTGCTGGTCAAGGTCAACCAGATCGGTTCGCTCACCGAGACCCTGGACGCGGTGGACCTGGCCCACCGGGCCGGCTTCCGCTGCATGATGAGCCACCGCTCCGGCGAGACCGAGGACACCACCATCGCCGACCTGGCGGTCGCCACCGGCTGTGGTCAGCTCAAGGCCGGTGCGCCGGCCCGGTCCGACCGGGTCGCCAAGTACAACCAGCTGCTGCGGATCGAGGAGGAGCTGGCGGACGCGGCGCGGTACGCCGGGGCGGGTGCCTTCCCGCGCTACCGTTCCGCCTGACGGGCGCGTGAGCGCCGGGGGAGGGGTGTGACGATGCCGCAGCCGCGCCGCACACCGAGCGGGCAGCGTCCCGCCCGCCGACCGGGGGTGCCCGGCCGGCCGGGCGGGTCCCGGGCCCGCGGCACCGGCCGGGACGGTGGCGTCCGGGCCGAGTCACGCAGCGCCGGTCGCGCGGCCGGCGTCGGTCGGGCCGGTGACGGGGTACGTTCCGCGAGCCGGCCGGCCGCGGCCCGACGTACCGCCGCCGGTGGCACGGTCAAACGGCTCTCCGCGCCCCATCCGCGGCGGTTCACCGGGCGGGCCACCGTGCTGTTCGCGGTGCTCATCGCGCTCGCCCTCGGCTACACGTACCCGGTCCGGGTCTACCTCGACCAGCAGGCCGACATCGAGCGGATGGAGGCCGCCCAGGCGGCCCAGCGGGAGTTCATCGAGGAACTGTCGGTCGAGGCGGCCAAGTGGCAGGACCCGGCGTACATCGAGACCCAGGCCCGCGAGCGGTTCTTCATGGGACGCCCCGGCGAGACGCTGGTGGTGGTGCTGAAGCCGCAGGGCACGGAGACCGGGGGTGGCACCCCGGGTCCGGCCGGCGCCCAGCGACCACGTACCGACGACCCGTGGTACGACACCCTCTGGTCGAGCATCGAGGCGGCCAACGGCGAGCGCCCCGACAAGTGAGCAATCCCCCGGACGAAAGCTGAGCAGCACTGTGACTGTCGTACCCCCGCCGGACCCGGCGGCGGATTCCGTACCCCCGCCGAAGCGTGAGCCGGCCACCGGGGCCGACCTGGCGGCGGTGGCCGCCCAGCTCGGCCGGACGCCCCGGGGCACCCGGGCGGTGGCCCACCGCTGCCCGTGCGGCCTGCCCGACGTGGTGGAGACCACGCCCCGGCTGGCCGACGGCACCCCGTTCCCGACGCTGTTCTACCTGACCTGCCCGCGGGCCACGGCGGCGTGCAGCCGGCTGGAGTCGGCCGGGCTGATGCGGGAGATGGCCGACCGGCTGGCCGCCGACCCGGAGCTGGCCGCCCGTTACCGGGCCGCGCACGAGGACTACCTGGCCCGGCGGGACGCGATCGGCGAGGTGCCGGAGATCGCGGGCATCTCCGCCGGTGGGATGCCGGGCCGGGTGAAGTGCCTGCACGTGCACCTGGGGCACGCGTTGGGCGCGGGGCCGGGGGTCAACCCGTTCGGCGACGAGACCCTGGCCCTGGTGGAGCGGTGGTGGGCCGCCGGGCCCTGCGTGGACGTGCCGGCGGACGAGTGAGCGGCGACGGGTTCGTCGTCCGGCGGGCGCGCACCTCGGACGTCCGGGGGATCCGCCGGCTGGTCGACACGTACACCGACGACCGGCGGCTGCTCAGCAAGGCCACCGTCACCCTGTACGAGGACGTGCAGGAGTTCCGGGTCGCCGAGCGGGTGGCCGACGGCGCGGTGGTCGGCTGCGGGGCGCTGCACGTGATGTGGGAGGACCTGGCCGAGATCCGTACGGTGGCCGTCGACCCGGCGTGCCGGGGCCGGCGGCTGGGCCACCGGATCGTCGCCGAGCTGATCGAGGGCGCACGGGAGCTGGGGCTGGCCCGGATCTTCGTGTTGACCTTCGAGACCCGCTTCTTCGGCTCGTTCGGCTTCGAGGCGATCGACGGCGCGCCGGTGCCGCAGCCGGTGTACGAGCAGCTCCTGCGCTCGTACGACGAGGGGGTCGCGGAGTTCCTCGACCTGGAGCGGGTCAAGCCGAACACCCTCGGCAACACCCGGATGCTGCTGCGCCTGTGACCCGCCGGGCCCACTGGCCGCCGGCAGCCCGGTGGGGCGGCGGGCCGGCAGCGCCGGTGGGGCGGCGGGTACGCGGGTTGCCGGCGGTCCGGGCTGGCGGGACGCCGGGCCGGCGGGGACGCCGGCTGCCGTAGGGTGGCTGCCGTGACGACGCGCGTGGCCGCCATCGACTGCGGCACCAACTCCATCCGGCTGCTGGTCGCCGATCTGCCGGACCGGTCCGCCGGTCCGGCCGCACCGCTGACCGACCTGGCCCGGCGGATGGAGATCGTCCGGCTCGGGCAGGGCGTGGACCGGACCGGTCGGCTCGCGCCGGAGGCGATCGAGCGGACCCGGGTGGCGCTGGCCGACTACGCCGCCGAGGTCACCCGGCTGGGCGCGACCCGGGTGCGGATGTGCGCCACCTCGGCCTCCCGGGACGCCTCGAACGCGGGGGAGTTCCGGGCCATGGTGGAGCGCACCCTCGGGGTCGGGCCGGAGGTGCTCACCGGTGACGAGGAGGCCCGGCTGTCGTTCACCGGCGCGGTCCGTGGCCTGCCGGCCGACGCCGAGCCGCCGTACCTGGTCGTCGACATCGGTGGCGGGTCCACCGAGTTCGTCGTCGGCACCCGGGACGGTGGGGTCGAGGCGGCGATCTCGGTGGACATCGGCTGCGTCCGGATGACCGAGCGGCACCTGCGCGGTGAGCCGCCCACGGCGGAGCAGGTCGCCGCTGCCGAGGCGGACATCGCCGCCGCGGTGGACCGGGCGTTGACCGTGGTGCCGGGCCGCAAGGCCGCCACCCTGGTCGGGCTCGCCGGTTCGGTCACCACCGTGGTCGCCATCGCCGAGGGCCTGACCGGGTACGACCCGGAGCGCATCCACCACGCCCGGGTGTCGTACGAGCGGGTTGCCGAGGTCACCGCCGATCTGCTGGCGAAGACCCCGGCCCAGCGGCTGGAGCACCCGGCGATGCACCCGGGCCGGGCCGACGTGATCGGGGCCGGCGCGCTGGTGCTCCGCGTGATCATGGAACGTGCCGGGATGTCCTCGTTCGTCGCCAGCGAGCACGACATCCTCGACGGCATCGCCTGGGGCCTCCAGCCGTCCGGAACCTGACCGGTCGGCCCGGTCGGTGGCTCAGGTCTGGTGGAAGATCCCGGTCCGGGTACCGGTGACGAAATCGGCCCAGACGGACGGGTCGAAGCTGAGCACCGGTCCGGTGCGGTCCTTGCTGTCGCGGACCAGTATCACGCCCGGCAGGTTGTCGGCCACCTCCACGCAGGAGGCCCCGCCGTTGTCGCTCCGGCTCGACTTGCGCCAGCGAGCGGCCACGGTCAGCTCCATGACTTGCATACCTCCTCGATGAGCGCGAGTGACTGCCGACGGGAGAGGGCCTCGGCCCGTACGCTCTCCCACCGGCGGTGCAGGGCGGCGATCTCCTCGGAACTGTCCAGCACCTGAGGCCGGACCGGGTTGTCCAGGTACGCCACCCAGCCCCCGTCCGGGTAACCGGCGAGAATGAAGGGCCCCGCCATGCCCGGGTACACGCCGACCTCGGTCGGCACCACGTGCAGGTGCACGTTCGGCCGGGCGGCCATCGCCATCAGATGGTCGAGTTGTTCCCGCATCACGTCGTACTGGTCGAGGACCGGCCGGCGCAGCACGCCCTCGTCGACGACCGCGACCAGCTGTGGGGGTTGGGGCCGGTCGAGCACCTGTTGGCGCTGCATCCGGGCGGCCACCCGGCGGTCGACCTCGTCCCGGGTGGCCAGGCCACCGCTGCCGAGCACCGCCCGCGCGTACCCCTCGGTCTGGAGCAGGCCGGGGAGGACGGACATCTCGAACCACCAGAGGCTGCTGGCCTCTTCCTCGACCTCCAGCCACGGCCGGAACCAGGCCGGCGCGGTCTCCAGGCTGACCAGGGGCAGGATCCGGCCGAGCAGGCCGCCGGTCTCCAGTACCTCGTCGACCCGCCGGACGAAGTCCAGGGAGGGTGTTCGTCGGCCGATCTCCACCATGCCCACCAGGGAACTGGAGTAGTTGATCCGTTTCGCCAGCTCCTCCTGACTCAGGCCCCGATCCGCCCTGACCCGGCGGAGTTCACCTGCGAGGAGGTCCATTGCTGACAGTCGGCTTTTCGCCATCGCGTCTCCTCACTGCACGCCACGCCCGCACCGCGTGACCGCCGTCGTGAACTTTCCGCCGATGACTTCCGAGAGTAGTCATCCGATAGGCGGAGAGTAAAGATTGAAGATCCTCACACCGTCCTCACAATGGCATGAATCGACCTTTCGCCCGAACTTCCGCCGTGCGGCGTTTGACGGTAGTCCGCATAGCGCAGTAGTGTGCGGCGCGTGGACACCACCCAGCTCCTGAAAGGCGTACTGGATCTCGCGGTCCTCGCCGTGCTCCGCGAGGAGGACGGCTACGGCTACGACATCCTGCGCCGGCTCCGCGCGGCCGGGTTGGAGGAGGTCGGGGACGCCTCCGTCTACGGCACGCTGCGCCGGCTCTTCGCCGCCGGCCTGCTGACCGCGTACGTCGTGCCCAGCGAGTCCGGCCCGCACCGGAAGTACTACTCGCTCAACGCGGCCGGCCGGGACCAGCTGGCCCGCTCCGGCAAGACCTGGCGCTCGTTCGCCACCACCATGGACGCACTGCTCGACGATCGGGGGACGGCGGCATGACCGTCATGGAGCAGGAGATCACCTGGTACGTCGAGCGGGTCCGGGCGGCCCTGGCCGACCTGCCCCCGGCGCAGCGGGACGAACTGACCGAGGACCTGCCGGAACACCTGGCCGAGGTGGCCGCCGAAGCCGGCGGGACCCTGGTCGACCGGCTCGGCGAGCCCGAGGCGTACGCGGCGGAGCTGCGCGCCGCCGCCGGTGCCCCGGTCACCGCCGGTCCCAACCTCGACCAGCGGGTCGCCGGCCTGGTGCTCGGCCTGCGCACCCGGCTGCGGTCGCTCGACGACCGGCTCGGCCCGCCACTCGGGTACGCCCGCGCGTCGGAGTACCTGCGGCTGCTCCGCCCGGCCTGGTGGCTGCTCCGGGCCTACCTGGCCGCCATGCTGGTGACCGTGCTCACCGGCAACGTCTTCGGGGTGCTGCCCAGCGTCGGGTCCAGCCGGATGGCCGGGCTGGTGCTGCTGGCCGGTTGCGTGGTCGCCTCGCTCTGGCTCGGCCGCAACGCCGGCCGGTTCGGCAAGTGGCCCCGGCGGGCGGTGCTCGCCGGCTCGCTGGGCCTGGTGCTGTTCGGGCTGATCGGGTTCGGCACCATCGAGGACCGGATGCGCTGGGGCGACTACGGCTACGACACCGTCTCGGTGAACGACCAGTACGCCAACATCCAGGACGTCTACGTCTACGACAGCGAGGGGCGGCTGCTGGAGAACGTCCGACTCTTCGACCAGAACGGCACCCCGATCCGGCTCGGCTGGCCGAACTGCCCCGAGTTCGACGACACGAAGGTCGACGACCCGCTGCGGCGCACGTACCCGTACTGCCCGTCCGGAGCGCCCTTCCACTTCGACCCGCCGGCCGCGACGGCGACCCTCGCCCCGCCCCCGCCCCCGGCCACCGCCGCCCCGGCCCCGTCCTCTGCCGCCCCCGCTCCGTCCTCTGCCGCTCCGGCTCCGGATCCGACCGTGACGTCCGCCCCGTCCTCTGCCGCCCCGGCCGCGCCGGTGCCGACGCCGAATCCGGTGGATCCCGTTCCGACCGATTGATCCGTCCACAAGGGACGGGCGTCACGTCCGGGGGGACAGCGGGAACGGTGGCCCGGGGCTACCGTTCTCGCTGTTGGACACCCCGGAAGGAAAACCCGTGAAAGACCAGGCCACGCCCCTCGGGTCGAGCGATACCCCAGCCACCATCGGGCGACCGGCCGACACCGGCACCGAGGCCGACCCGGAACGACCGGCCGACACCGCCGCCCCACGGACCACCGCCGACCCGGCGGACGACGCCCCGCCGGCCACCCCGGACCGGACGAACGCACCCGACCCGGCGGCCGCCACCCCGAAACCCGCCACCGACCCGGAGGCACCCGCCACCGACCCGGACGACGCCACCCCGGGAGCCGTCGCCAGCCCGGCGGACGCCGACCCGAAGGAACCCGTCACCGATCCGGCGACGGCCGACGAGCAGCCGGACGGGCGCGGCGGCTGGCACCCGCTGCTCCGGGTGCTGGTCACGCTCGGTGTGGTGGCCGTGCTGGTCGGGGCGCTGGTGGTGGTCGGGCTGCGGTACGACGTGGCGGGTCGGCTGCTGAACCCGGACCGGGCCGCCGGGGCGCGGATCGGCGACTGCCTGGCCGCCCTGCCCGACGTCGCCGACGGCGGCGAGCGGCGGTCCGCCGAGGCGCGTACCGTCTCCTGCTCCTCGTCCGAGGCGGCGTACGACGTGGTCGGGCGGGTGGACGGGCAGACCGAGGCGCAGGTACGCGAGGGCCGGCAGTGCGAGCCGTTCGTCGTCGCCGGTGGCACCTACTACACGTACAGCAGCATTCCGGACGGCGGGACCGGCTACCTGCTCTGCCTGGTGCCCCGGAGTTGACGCCAACCCGGCGAACCGGTTTGAACGGGAGGTGAACACCACTCTCCTCGCATCTTCCCCGGGCCGCGTGGCCCGTGGCACGCTACCGGCACGTAACAGCGCGACCAGCCAACGATGACTGACCGCTAGGAGGACGGGCCGATGGGCGAGATGGTGAGCTACCGGCGTGACGGTGCTTCGAGCAAGGGCTACCTCGCGATACCCTCCGACGGTGCGAGCGGTCCGGCGGTCATCGTCATCCAGGAACGCTGGGGCCTCGTCCCGCACATCACCGCCGTCGCCGACCGGTTCGCCGAGGCCGGTTTCGTCGCACTCGCCCCGGATCTGTACCACGGCGCGGCGACCGAGGACGCCGACGAGGCGAAGCGGCTGATGCTGGCGCTCCGGATGGACGAGGCGGCGGCCGAGATCGCCGCCGCCGCCGACTACCTCGCCGACCGTCCCGAGGTCGCCGGCAAGGTCGGCTGCGTCGGCTTCTGCGCCGGGGGCAGCCTGGCGCTGTGGTCGGCCACCATCTCCGACCGGATCGTCGCCACCGCCGGCTTCTACCCGATGCTGCCCTGGGAGAAGATGCGTCCCGAGTGGAGCGACTACGCCGGCAAGGCCGCCGTCATCCACTGCGCCGAGGCGGACGGCACCTCCGCCGCCGAGGGGGTGCAGACCGCCCGGCAGGCCATCGAGGCGGCCGGCGGCAGTTGCGTCCTGCACGACTACCCGGGCACCGCGCACTCGTTCTTCAACGACGACCGGCCGGAGTCGTTCGACCAGCGGGCCGCCGCCAGCGCCTGGGCCCGCACCCTCGAACTGTTCCGGGCGCGGCTTGGCTGAGTCCCGTACCCCCGACGAGGTGGTCGCCCGCGCCGCGCGGGCGACCGACCTGGCCGACCTCGACGGCGCGGTCGCCGACTGCTTCGCCTGCCCGCGCCTGGTCACCTGGCGCGAGGAGGTCGCCCGGACGAAGCGGGCGGCCTTCCGGGACCAGGAGTACTGGGGCCGACCGGTGCCCGGCTTCGGGGCCGCCGACGCGCGGATCGGCATCCTCGGGCTGGCCCCCGCCGCGCACGGCGGCAACCGCACCGGGCGGATCTTCACCGGGGACCGTTCCGGTGACGTGCTCTTCGCCGCGCTGCACCGGGCCGGCCTGGCGAACCAGCCGACCAGTGTCGCCGCCGACGACGGGCTGGCGCTGCGGGAGACCCGGATCTTCGCCGCCGTCCGGTGCGCGCCACCGGACAACAAACCCACCCCCGCCGAGCGGGACACCTGCGCGCCGTGGTTGCGCCGTGAACTAGAGTTGATCAAGCCGACCGTGCGGGTCGTGGTCGCGTTGGGGGCGTTCGCCTGGGCCGCCTGGTGGCCGACCATGCGGTCCGCGTACGGGGTCCGTCCGCCCAGCCCGCGACCGACGTTCGGCCATGGGGCACACTGGTCCGGCACGGGCGTACCGGTGCTGCTGGGCTGTTACCACGTCAGCCAGCAGAACACCTTCACCGGGCGGCTCACGCCGGGAATGCTGGACGAGGTGTTCGCCCGGGCGAAACAGGTGGCCGGGGTGGACTGACACACGCGCGGGGCGGTGGGATGGATTTCGGCGTGCTGCGCAGGTGGTGGCCGGTGCTGGCGGTGGTCGCACTGCTCGCCGGTGCCGCGTTCGCCGCCGCGCACTCCGCGCTCGGCGCGACCCGGATCCCGCCGGCCGCCGAGAGCGTCCCGTTCATCCCCGAGTACCCGTCCGCGCAGCCCTCCCCGTCGTACCCGGTGGAACCCCGGGACGCCGCCCGGGAGACCGAGGCCCGCATCCCCGGCTGGGTGTCCACCGCCGCCGCAGTCCTGCTGGGCGTGATCGCGCTGCTCGCCCTCGGGTACGCGCTCTGGACGGTGTTCCGGGGCGTGCTGCGCCGGACCAGCCGGCGTGCCCTGCCGGCCCGTCGGCCCCGGCCGTCCGCCGAGGGGACCGCCCGGGACGTGGTCGCCGCGCTCGACGCCGGTCTGATCGAGCTGGACGACCAGGCGTTGGACCCCCGTACCGTGGTGATCGCCTGCTGGGTCCGGCTGGAGCAGGCCGCCGCGACCGCCGGGGTGTCCCGCCGGGCCGGTGACACCCCCACCGACCTGGTCACCCGGCTGCTGCGCGGCGACGCCGACAGCGGCGTACCGGCGATCGTCAGCGCCGACGTGCTGGCCGAGTTCGCCCACGTCTACCGGGAGGCCCGGTACGCCACCCGCACCGTCGACGAGCGGATGCGCGACCAGGCCCGCGCGGCGCTGCGCCGGCTCCGCGCGGAGCTGACCGTCTTCGCCGACGAGGTGCCGGCGTGACCGAGCCCGCCGGAATCGACGACCTGCTCCGCTTCGCCGAAGAGGAGGACGCCCCGGGCCGTCCGGAGTCCCGCCGGGGCGGCTGGCTGCGCTGGCTGCTGCGCACCGTGCTGGTCACCGGCGCGGTCACCGCCGTGCTGGTGGCGGTGCTGCGCGCGGTCGGGTTCACCGTCTCGCTGCCGGTGCTGGTGGCCGGGGTGCTCGCCCTGCTCGGCGTCCGTACGGTAACCGGCCGGCTCGCCCCGCCGCCGCCGTCGCGCCGGCACACCCGGGTCTCCCGGGAGACCGGGCCACCGCCCACCCGGGACGCGCTGCGCACCGCCGTGAACGGTTGGGAACTCCCGCTGGGTTGGGCCACCAGCGACCCGGAGCGGTTCACCCGGGTCGTCCTGCCCCGGATCGCCGAACTGGCCGACGAGCGGCTGCGCCAGCGGCACGGCGTGACCCGTGAGGCCGACCCGGCCCGCGCCCGCACCCTGCTGGGTGACCGGCTCTGGGCGTTCCTCGCCGCCCCCGGCCGTCGCCCCCCGTCGCCGCGCGACCTCGCGGCGATCGTCGCCGAACTGGAGAAGATCTGTTGACTTCCTCCCCACGCCTAAAGGCGGGGGATTCCAGCGGTCACCCGCTGGGTTTCCTGCTTCACCGACGACCGCCCCGTCCGGGCATCCACCCGTTGGGGTCTTACACCGCCTCCACAGGCAATCACGGAGAGCCCCTCCGCGAGAATGTTGCGGGCCGCGTTGACGTCCCGGTCGTGGCTCATGCCGCACGGGCACGTCCACGACCGGACATTCAGCGGCATCCGCTGCGCGAGCGCGCCACAGGCCGAGCACACCTTGGACGACGGGAACCAGCGGTCCACGACCACCACGTCGCGGCCATGCCAGTCGGCCTTGTACTCCAGCAGGGTGCGGAACTGTCGCCACGCGGCGTCGCTGATAGCGCGGGCCAGAGAGTGATTCTTGACCATGTTGCGCACGGTCAGGTCCTCGATCACGATCGTTTGGTTCTCACGAACGAGTCGAGTGGTCAGTTTGTGCAGGTGGTCCCGCCTACGGTCGGTGATCCGGGCGTGGACGCGGGCGACCTTGAGCCGGGCCTTGGCGCGGTTCGCGGATCCCGTCTCCTTCTTCGCCAGGTTCCGTTGCGCTTTGGCGAGGGCGGCCCGGTCCCGCCGCTCATGCCTCGGGTTGGTGATCTTCTCGCCGGTGGAAAGGGTGAGCAGACTGTCGAGGCCGGCGTCGACCCCGACCTGCCCGGTGGCCGGGGTCTGCTCGATCACGTCGTCGCAGAGCAGGGACACGAACCAGCGTCCCGCACTGTCCTGGGAAACGGTCACCGTGGACGGTGTCGCACCCCGCGGCAGCGGACGCGACCACACGATGTCCAACGGCGCGGTCATCTTCGCCAGGGTCAGCCGGCCGTCGCGGTACCGGAACCCGCTGGTGGTGTACTCCG
Proteins encoded in this region:
- a CDS encoding helix-turn-helix domain-containing protein, yielding MDLLAGELRRVRADRGLSQEELAKRINYSSSLVGMVEIGRRTPSLDFVRRVDEVLETGGLLGRILPLVSLETAPAWFRPWLEVEEEASSLWWFEMSVLPGLLQTEGYARAVLGSGGLATRDEVDRRVAARMQRQQVLDRPQPPQLVAVVDEGVLRRPVLDQYDVMREQLDHLMAMAARPNVHLHVVPTEVGVYPGMAGPFILAGYPDGGWVAYLDNPVRPQVLDSSEEIAALHRRWESVRAEALSRRQSLALIEEVCKSWS
- a CDS encoding PadR family transcriptional regulator encodes the protein MDTTQLLKGVLDLAVLAVLREEDGYGYDILRRLRAAGLEEVGDASVYGTLRRLFAAGLLTAYVVPSESGPHRKYYSLNAAGRDQLARSGKTWRSFATTMDALLDDRGTAA
- a CDS encoding HAAS signaling domain-containing protein; amino-acid sequence: MTVMEQEITWYVERVRAALADLPPAQRDELTEDLPEHLAEVAAEAGGTLVDRLGEPEAYAAELRAAAGAPVTAGPNLDQRVAGLVLGLRTRLRSLDDRLGPPLGYARASEYLRLLRPAWWLLRAYLAAMLVTVLTGNVFGVLPSVGSSRMAGLVLLAGCVVASLWLGRNAGRFGKWPRRAVLAGSLGLVLFGLIGFGTIEDRMRWGDYGYDTVSVNDQYANIQDVYVYDSEGRLLENVRLFDQNGTPIRLGWPNCPEFDDTKVDDPLRRTYPYCPSGAPFHFDPPAATATLAPPPPPATAAPAPSSAAPAPSSAAPAPDPTVTSAPSSAAPAAPVPTPNPVDPVPTD
- a CDS encoding LppU/SCO3897 family protein — protein: MKDQATPLGSSDTPATIGRPADTGTEADPERPADTAAPRTTADPADDAPPATPDRTNAPDPAAATPKPATDPEAPATDPDDATPGAVASPADADPKEPVTDPATADEQPDGRGGWHPLLRVLVTLGVVAVLVGALVVVGLRYDVAGRLLNPDRAAGARIGDCLAALPDVADGGERRSAEARTVSCSSSEAAYDVVGRVDGQTEAQVREGRQCEPFVVAGGTYYTYSSIPDGGTGYLLCLVPRS
- a CDS encoding dienelactone hydrolase family protein, with amino-acid sequence MGEMVSYRRDGASSKGYLAIPSDGASGPAVIVIQERWGLVPHITAVADRFAEAGFVALAPDLYHGAATEDADEAKRLMLALRMDEAAAEIAAAADYLADRPEVAGKVGCVGFCAGGSLALWSATISDRIVATAGFYPMLPWEKMRPEWSDYAGKAAVIHCAEADGTSAAEGVQTARQAIEAAGGSCVLHDYPGTAHSFFNDDRPESFDQRAAASAWARTLELFRARLG
- a CDS encoding uracil-DNA glycosylase, with product MVARAARATDLADLDGAVADCFACPRLVTWREEVARTKRAAFRDQEYWGRPVPGFGAADARIGILGLAPAAHGGNRTGRIFTGDRSGDVLFAALHRAGLANQPTSVAADDGLALRETRIFAAVRCAPPDNKPTPAERDTCAPWLRRELELIKPTVRVVVALGAFAWAAWWPTMRSAYGVRPPSPRPTFGHGAHWSGTGVPVLLGCYHVSQQNTFTGRLTPGMLDEVFARAKQVAGVD
- a CDS encoding DUF4129 domain-containing protein yields the protein MDFGVLRRWWPVLAVVALLAGAAFAAAHSALGATRIPPAAESVPFIPEYPSAQPSPSYPVEPRDAARETEARIPGWVSTAAAVLLGVIALLALGYALWTVFRGVLRRTSRRALPARRPRPSAEGTARDVVAALDAGLIELDDQALDPRTVVIACWVRLEQAAATAGVSRRAGDTPTDLVTRLLRGDADSGVPAIVSADVLAEFAHVYREARYATRTVDERMRDQARAALRRLRAELTVFADEVPA